The following proteins are encoded in a genomic region of Tenebrio molitor chromosome 7, icTenMoli1.1, whole genome shotgun sequence:
- the LOC138134557 gene encoding uncharacterized protein, whose product MSSLSRAQSWPLLSGAAPVEEARQAATRTSQIQARRLLCRHYYPEGGWGWIVAACAVLVHIVNHGFQLSCSQLVAPAAFKFHVPPVYPAAKRPLLRHYHTTKAAIYGTYRRIRHRSFYVKSEIVILQRQFVVLLERFYVIKQITSMVDGNNERFIKE is encoded by the exons ATGTCTTCGCTATCCCGTGCACAGAGTTGGCCGCTCTTGTCCGGAGCGGCTCCAGTCGAGGAGGCGCGTCAAGCAGCGACAAGAACTTCGCAG ATTCAGGCCCGCCGCCTGCTGTGTCGTCACTACTACCCCGAAGGCGGTTGGGGATGGATAGTGGCAGCGTGTGCCGTACTGGTGCACATCGTTAACCACGGCTTCCAACTTTCCTGCTCGCAACTCGTCGCTCCTGCAGCGTTCAAGTTCCACGTGCCGCCAGTATATCCTGCAG CAAAACGACCACTGTTGCGGCACTACCACACCACAAAGGCCGCCATTTATGGCACCTACAGACGCATCCGCCATCGATCTTTCTACGTAAAATctgaaattgtaattttgcaAAGGCAATTTGTTGTTTTGCTGGAACGCTTCTATGTTATTAAACAGATAACGTCGATGGTCGACGGGAATAATGAAAGATTTATTAAAGAGTAA